The following are encoded together in the Acanthochromis polyacanthus isolate Apoly-LR-REF ecotype Palm Island chromosome 14, KAUST_Apoly_ChrSc, whole genome shotgun sequence genome:
- the LOC110949674 gene encoding carboxy-terminal domain RNA polymerase II polypeptide A small phosphatase 1-like, giving the protein MDNSSSVITQVRRDDEENAGSREEGSSEVSVSKKHRSRGLFHSLFCCLCHKETEPPSAKHNAPLLVEENGTLSKVPTQPLLPQMKSNDAGKICVVIDLDETLVHSSFKPVNNADFIIPVEIDGTVHQVYVLKRPHVDEFLKRMGELFECVLFTASLSKYADPVSDLLDKWGAFRSRLFRESCVFHKGNYVKDLSRLGRDLNKVIIIDNSPASYVFHPDNAVPVASWFDDMSDTELLDLIPFFERLSKVDDIYEILKQQRTSS; this is encoded by the exons GTTCCAGTGAAGTTTCTGTCTCAAAGAAGCATCGCAGCAGAGGCCTTTTCCACAGCCTCTTCTGCTGTCTGTGTCACAAAGAAACCGAGCCCCCTTCAGCAAAACACAACGCCCCGCTCTTGGTAGAAGAAAATGGGACTCTGTCAAAA GTTCCCACACAGCCGCTACTCCCACAGATGAAATCGAATGATGCAGGGAAGATCTGTGTGGTCattgatttggatgaaacaCTAGTGCATAGTTCATTTAAG CCAGTGAACAATGCAGATTTTATCATTCCAGTGGAAATTGATGGAACAGTTCACCAG GTTTATGTATTAAAGAGACCCCATGTTGACGAATTCCTCAAGAGGATGGGAGAGTTGTTTGAGTGCGTTTTGTTCACCGCAAGCTTATCCAAG TACGCAGATCCTGTCTCGGACCTGTTGGATAAGTGGGGGGCCTTCCGGAGCCGGCTCTTTCGGGAGTCGTGCGTCTTCCACAAAGGGAACTACGTAAAAGACCTGAGTCGCTTAGGAAGAGACCTGAACAAGGTCATCATCATTGACAACTCCCCAGCCTCCTACGTCTTCCACCCTGACAACGCA GTTCCTGTAGCGTCCTGGTTTGACGACATGTCAGACACTGAGCTCCTCGATCTCATCCCTTTCTTCGAGAGACTGAGCAAAGTGGACGACATCTACGAAATTCTCAAGCAGCAGAGGACTTCAAGTTAA